Proteins from a single region of Lasioglossum baleicum chromosome 1, iyLasBale1, whole genome shotgun sequence:
- the Sf3b1 gene encoding splicing factor 3B subunit 1 isoform X1, translating to MRKKIRPITHRCLYVTLSVSGHFSPAFSNSAIDRLQRYTMDSIPRTHEDIEAQIREIQSKKKEIQNATAEKEQVGLGKTGFYDQDIYDGSNNKYEGYVTSIAANDEIEDEDYEPTTFSTNKRPGYNAPAALLNDVAQSEKDYDPFADRRRPTIADREDEYRQKRRRMIISPERVDPFAEGGKTPDIGSRTYTEIMREQLLKGEETELRKKLAEKAKEGTLKANGEPKPAPKKRGRWDQTDDAPTPKKPSGTAATPTSWDNADVTPAAIRWDETPGHGKGGETPGATPGVSTRMWDATPGHATPGAATPGRETPSHEKTVSSRRNRWDETPKTERETPGHSSGWAETPRTDRVAGDLIQETPTPSASKRRSRWDETPSNQTPGSMTPQTPATPLTTPHQTSILTPSGVTPTGPKAMGLATPTPGHLMSMTPEQLQAYRWEREIDERNRPLSDDELDALFPPGYKVLQPPAGYIPIRTPARKLTATPTPIAGTPQGFFIQTEDKTAKFVDNQPKGNLPFMKPEDAQYFDKLLVDVDEETLSPEEQKERKIMKLLLKIKNGTPPMRKAALRQITDKAREFGAGPLFNQILPLLMSPTLEDQERHLLVKVIDRILYKLDDLVRPYVHKILVVIEPLLIDEDYYARVEGREIISNLAKAAGLATMISTMRPDIDNIDEYVRNTTARAFAVVASALGIPSLLPFLKAVCRSKKSWQARHTGIKIVQQIAILMGCAILPHLKSLVEIIEHGLVDEQQKVRTITALAIAALAEAATPYGIESFDSVLKPLWKGIRTHRGKGLAAFLKAIGYLIPLMDAEYANYYTREVMLILIREFQSPDEEMKKIVLKVVKQCCGTDGVEAQYIKDEILPHFFKHFWNHRMALDRRNYRQLVDTTVEIANKVGASEIINRVVDDLKDENEQYRKMVMETIEKIMGNLGAADVDSRLEEQLIDGILYAFQEQTTEDVVMLNGFGTIVNTLGKRVKAYLPQICGTILWRLNNKSAKVRQQAADLISRIAVVMKTCQEEKLMGHLGVVLYEYLGEEYPEVLGSILGALKAIVNVIGMTKMTPPIKDLLPRLTPILKNRHEKVQENCIDLVGRIADRGPEYVSAREWMRICFELLELLKAHKKAIRRATVNTFGYIAKAIGPHDVLATLLNNLKVQERQNRVCTTVAIAIVAETCSPFTVLPALMNEYRVPELNVQNGVLKSLSFLFEYIGEMGKDYIYAVSPLLEDALMDRDLVHRQTACAAIKHMALGVYGFGCEDALIHLLNHVWPNVFETSPHLVQAFMDAVDGLRVALGPIKILQYTLQGLFHPARKVRDVYWKIYNSLYIGGQDALVAGYPRIMNDPKNQYIRYELDYVL from the exons ATGCGCAAGAAAATCCGTCCAATAACTCATCGTTGCCTCTACGTCACGTTATCCGTGAGCGGCCATTTTTCCCCTGCATTTAGCAACTCTGCTATTGACAGGTTACAACGCTACACGATGGATTCCATTCCCAGAACTCATGAAG ATATCGAAGCACAAATCAGAGAAATACAatcgaaaaagaaagaaatacaaaatGCGACAGCAGAAAAAGAACAAGTAGGTCTAGGGAAAACTGGATTTTATGATCAAGACATTTACGATGGAAGTAATAACAAGTACGAAGGCTATGTTACATCAATTGCAGCCAATGATGAAATCGAG GACGAAGATTATGAACCAACTACATTCAGTACCAATAAGAGACCGGGATACAATGCTCCAGCAGCATTGCTCAACGATGTTGCACAG AGTGAAAAGGATTACGATCCATTTGCGGACAGACGACGACCCACCATAGCAGATAGGGAAGATGAATACAGACAAAAAAGACGGAGAATGATTATATCTCCAGAACGTGTTGATCCCTTCGCAGAAG GTGGCAAGACTCCAGACATCGGTTCTAGAACCTACACAGAGATTATGCGGGAACAGTTGCTTAAAGGAGAAGAAACAGAG TTAAGAAAAAAACTAGCAGAAAAAGCCAAAGAGGGAACTCTGAAAGCTAACGGTGAACCAAAACCAGCACCGAAAAAAAGAGGTCGTTGGGATCAAACGGACGATGCTCCAACTCCTAAAAAACCAAGCGGTACTGCTGCAACACCGACGTCTTGGGATAACGCGGAT GTAACTCCAGCTGCAATCAGATGGGATGAAACACCCGGTCACGGTAAAGGAGGAGAAACTCCTGGTGCGACACCGGGTGTGAGTACAAGGATGTGGGATGCTACTCCAGGACATGCAACACCCGGTGCAGCTACTCCTGGCAGAGAAACCCCTTCTCACGAGAAAACTGTTTCGAGCCGAAGGAATCGTTGGGATGAAACGCCGAAAACCGAACGCG AAACACCTGGACACAGCAGTGGTTGGGCCGAGACACCAAGGACCGACCGTGTCGCGGGAGATTTGATTCAAGAGACGCCAACCCCGTCTGCTAGCAAACGTCGAAGTCGATGGGATGAGACACCCTCAAATCAAACACCTGGATCTATGACTCCACAAACTCCAGCAACGCCATTAACGACGCCACATCAAACATCTATTTTAACACCCAGCGGAGTGACACCAACTGGACCGAAGGCCATGGGACTCGCAACTCCTACGCCAGGACATTTAATGTCAATGACACCAGAACAACTTCAAGCGTACCGTTGGGAACGGGAAATCGACGAAAGAAACAGACCCCTTTCCGACGACGAATTGGATGCCCTATTCCCACCTGGATACAAAGTTCTCCAACCACCGGCAGGATACATACCGATTCGTACACCCGCTAGAAAGCTGACTGCGACACCAACACCAATCGCTGGCACTCCGCAaggtttctttattcaaaccgaGGACAAAACCGCAAAATTTGTAGACAATCAACCGAAAGGTAATCTCCCTTTTATGAAGCCCGAGGATGCACAATACTTTGACAAATTGTTGGTCGACGTCGACGAGGAAACGCTTAGTCCTGAAGAGCAGAAGGAGAGGAAGATTATGAAGCTTcttctgaaaattaaaaatggtaCACCGCCAATGAGGAAAGCGGCTCTCAGACAGATCACTGACAAGGCTAGAGAATTTGGTGCCGGTCCGTTGTTTAATCAAATTCTTCCGCTTCTGATGTCACCCACGCTGGAGGATCAAGAACGACATCTTCTCGTAAAGGTCATCGATCGGATTTTGTATAAACTGGACGACTTGGTCAGACCTTATGTACACAAA ATTCTGGTGGTTATCGAACCTCTGTTGATTGACGAAGACTACTATGCTCGTGTAGAGGGTAGAGAAATTATATCGAATCTGGCGAAGGCAGCCGGATTGGCGACGATGATTTCAACAATGAGACCGGATATTGACAATATTGACGAATACGTGCGTAATACGACAGCAAGAGCTTTCGCTGTTGTAGCGTCAGCGTTAGGAATTCCCTCGTTGTTGCCATTCCTTAAAGCTGTATGTCGTAGTAAAAAGTCGTGGCAAGCTCGTCACACAGGTATCAAGATAGTCCAACAAATTGCTATTCTTATGGGATGCGCTATACTGCCGCATCTGAAGAGTTTAGTCGAAATTATAGAACACG GCTTGGTCGATGAACAACAaaaagtccgtactatcactgCTTTGGCAATCGCTGCCTTAGCTGAAGCTGCAACGCCGTACGGAATCGAGAGCTTCGATTCTGTCTTGAAACCACTTTGGAAAGGTATTCGTACGCACAGAGGAAAGGGTCTGGCTGCGTTTTTGAAAGCTATTGGATACTTGATTCCTCTCATGGACGCCGAATACGCCAATTACTATACTCGTGAAGTAATGTTGATCCTTATTCGCGAGTTCCAGTCACCCGACGAAGAAATGAAGAAGATCGTTTTGAAA GTAGTGAAACAATGCTGTGGAACAGATGGTGTCGAAGCACAGTACATCAAGGACGAAATTCTTCCACATTTCTTTAAGCACTTTTGGAATCATCGTATGGCTCTGGATCGCAGAAATTACAGACAG CTTGTGGACACAACCGTGGAAATCGCAAATAAAGTTGGCGCGTCGGAAATCATAAATCGCGTAGTGGACGATTTGAAAGATGAAAACGAACAGTACAGGAAAATGGTTATGGAGACCATTGAGAAAATAATGGGAAATTTGGGAGCTGCTGATGTCGACTCCCGTTTGGAAGAGCAGCTCATAGACGGTATATTGTACGCGTTCCAGGAGCAGACAACAGAG GACGTTGTTATGCTGAACGGTTTCGGCACCATTGTGAACACATTAGGAAAAAGAGTGAAGGCGTACCTACCACAGatatgcggtacaatattgtggagGTTAAACAACAAATCGGCCAAAGTGAGACAACAAGCCGCTGACTTGATTTCGCGTATCGCAGTCGTCATGAAAACCTGTCAGGAG GAGAAACTAATGGGTCACTTAGGCGTTGTTCTTTACGAATACTTGGGAGAAGAATATCCCGAGGTATTGGGTAGCATTTTAGGCGCGTTAAAAGCTATTGTTAATGTAATCGGAATGACAAAAATGACACCACCGATTAAAGATTTGTTGCCACGGCTTACCCCTATCTTGAAGAACAGACATGAGAAG GTACAAGAAAATTGTATTGACCTTGTAGGTAGAATCGCAGACAGGGGACCCGAATACGTATCCGCCAGGGAATGGATGAGAATATGTTTCGAACTTTTGGAATTGCTGAAAGCTCACAAGAAAGCGATTAGGAGAGCCACAGTGAACACTTTTGGTTACATTGCGAAAGCGATAGG TCCCCACGATGTGTTAGCAACATTACTGAACAACTTGAAAGTACAAGAACGACAAAATCGTGTGTGTACTACCGTAGCCATAGCTATCGTTGCTGAAACCTGCAGTCCGTTCACGGTACTTCCTGCGCTGATGAACGAATACAGAGTGCCAGAATTGAACGTACAGAATGGTGTACTGAAATCTTTATCCTTTTTGTTCGAATATATCGGAGAAATGGGAAAGGATTACATTTATGCTGTTAGTCcgttgctagaggatgcattgaTGGATag GGATTTAGTGCACAGACAAACTGCTTGCGCTGCGATTAAACACATGGCGTTAGGTGTTTATGGTTTCGGATGCGAAGACGCGCTGATACATTTACTGAATCATGTGTGGCCCAATGTTTTCGAAACTTCTCCACATTTGGTGCAAGCGTTTATGGATGCTGTGGATGGTTTGCGCGTCGCTCTCGGGCCAATTAAAATATTGCAATACACTTTACAG GGACTATTCCACCCGGCAAGAAAAGTACGCGATGTATATTGGAAAATTTATAATTCTCTTTACATAGGCGGACAGGACGCTCTCGTAGCTGGTTATCCTCGAATCATGAACGATCCAAAGAATCAGTATATTAGATACGAATTGGACTAcgttttgtaa
- the Sf3b1 gene encoding splicing factor 3B subunit 1 isoform X2 → MREQLLKGEETELRKKLAEKAKEGTLKANGEPKPAPKKRGRWDQTDDAPTPKKPSGTAATPTSWDNADVTPAAIRWDETPGHGKGGETPGATPGVSTRMWDATPGHATPGAATPGRETPSHEKTVSSRRNRWDETPKTERETPGHSSGWAETPRTDRVAGDLIQETPTPSASKRRSRWDETPSNQTPGSMTPQTPATPLTTPHQTSILTPSGVTPTGPKAMGLATPTPGHLMSMTPEQLQAYRWEREIDERNRPLSDDELDALFPPGYKVLQPPAGYIPIRTPARKLTATPTPIAGTPQGFFIQTEDKTAKFVDNQPKGNLPFMKPEDAQYFDKLLVDVDEETLSPEEQKERKIMKLLLKIKNGTPPMRKAALRQITDKAREFGAGPLFNQILPLLMSPTLEDQERHLLVKVIDRILYKLDDLVRPYVHKILVVIEPLLIDEDYYARVEGREIISNLAKAAGLATMISTMRPDIDNIDEYVRNTTARAFAVVASALGIPSLLPFLKAVCRSKKSWQARHTGIKIVQQIAILMGCAILPHLKSLVEIIEHGLVDEQQKVRTITALAIAALAEAATPYGIESFDSVLKPLWKGIRTHRGKGLAAFLKAIGYLIPLMDAEYANYYTREVMLILIREFQSPDEEMKKIVLKVVKQCCGTDGVEAQYIKDEILPHFFKHFWNHRMALDRRNYRQLVDTTVEIANKVGASEIINRVVDDLKDENEQYRKMVMETIEKIMGNLGAADVDSRLEEQLIDGILYAFQEQTTEDVVMLNGFGTIVNTLGKRVKAYLPQICGTILWRLNNKSAKVRQQAADLISRIAVVMKTCQEEKLMGHLGVVLYEYLGEEYPEVLGSILGALKAIVNVIGMTKMTPPIKDLLPRLTPILKNRHEKVQENCIDLVGRIADRGPEYVSAREWMRICFELLELLKAHKKAIRRATVNTFGYIAKAIGPHDVLATLLNNLKVQERQNRVCTTVAIAIVAETCSPFTVLPALMNEYRVPELNVQNGVLKSLSFLFEYIGEMGKDYIYAVSPLLEDALMDRDLVHRQTACAAIKHMALGVYGFGCEDALIHLLNHVWPNVFETSPHLVQAFMDAVDGLRVALGPIKILQYTLQGLFHPARKVRDVYWKIYNSLYIGGQDALVAGYPRIMNDPKNQYIRYELDYVL, encoded by the exons ATGCGGGAACAGTTGCTTAAAGGAGAAGAAACAGAG TTAAGAAAAAAACTAGCAGAAAAAGCCAAAGAGGGAACTCTGAAAGCTAACGGTGAACCAAAACCAGCACCGAAAAAAAGAGGTCGTTGGGATCAAACGGACGATGCTCCAACTCCTAAAAAACCAAGCGGTACTGCTGCAACACCGACGTCTTGGGATAACGCGGAT GTAACTCCAGCTGCAATCAGATGGGATGAAACACCCGGTCACGGTAAAGGAGGAGAAACTCCTGGTGCGACACCGGGTGTGAGTACAAGGATGTGGGATGCTACTCCAGGACATGCAACACCCGGTGCAGCTACTCCTGGCAGAGAAACCCCTTCTCACGAGAAAACTGTTTCGAGCCGAAGGAATCGTTGGGATGAAACGCCGAAAACCGAACGCG AAACACCTGGACACAGCAGTGGTTGGGCCGAGACACCAAGGACCGACCGTGTCGCGGGAGATTTGATTCAAGAGACGCCAACCCCGTCTGCTAGCAAACGTCGAAGTCGATGGGATGAGACACCCTCAAATCAAACACCTGGATCTATGACTCCACAAACTCCAGCAACGCCATTAACGACGCCACATCAAACATCTATTTTAACACCCAGCGGAGTGACACCAACTGGACCGAAGGCCATGGGACTCGCAACTCCTACGCCAGGACATTTAATGTCAATGACACCAGAACAACTTCAAGCGTACCGTTGGGAACGGGAAATCGACGAAAGAAACAGACCCCTTTCCGACGACGAATTGGATGCCCTATTCCCACCTGGATACAAAGTTCTCCAACCACCGGCAGGATACATACCGATTCGTACACCCGCTAGAAAGCTGACTGCGACACCAACACCAATCGCTGGCACTCCGCAaggtttctttattcaaaccgaGGACAAAACCGCAAAATTTGTAGACAATCAACCGAAAGGTAATCTCCCTTTTATGAAGCCCGAGGATGCACAATACTTTGACAAATTGTTGGTCGACGTCGACGAGGAAACGCTTAGTCCTGAAGAGCAGAAGGAGAGGAAGATTATGAAGCTTcttctgaaaattaaaaatggtaCACCGCCAATGAGGAAAGCGGCTCTCAGACAGATCACTGACAAGGCTAGAGAATTTGGTGCCGGTCCGTTGTTTAATCAAATTCTTCCGCTTCTGATGTCACCCACGCTGGAGGATCAAGAACGACATCTTCTCGTAAAGGTCATCGATCGGATTTTGTATAAACTGGACGACTTGGTCAGACCTTATGTACACAAA ATTCTGGTGGTTATCGAACCTCTGTTGATTGACGAAGACTACTATGCTCGTGTAGAGGGTAGAGAAATTATATCGAATCTGGCGAAGGCAGCCGGATTGGCGACGATGATTTCAACAATGAGACCGGATATTGACAATATTGACGAATACGTGCGTAATACGACAGCAAGAGCTTTCGCTGTTGTAGCGTCAGCGTTAGGAATTCCCTCGTTGTTGCCATTCCTTAAAGCTGTATGTCGTAGTAAAAAGTCGTGGCAAGCTCGTCACACAGGTATCAAGATAGTCCAACAAATTGCTATTCTTATGGGATGCGCTATACTGCCGCATCTGAAGAGTTTAGTCGAAATTATAGAACACG GCTTGGTCGATGAACAACAaaaagtccgtactatcactgCTTTGGCAATCGCTGCCTTAGCTGAAGCTGCAACGCCGTACGGAATCGAGAGCTTCGATTCTGTCTTGAAACCACTTTGGAAAGGTATTCGTACGCACAGAGGAAAGGGTCTGGCTGCGTTTTTGAAAGCTATTGGATACTTGATTCCTCTCATGGACGCCGAATACGCCAATTACTATACTCGTGAAGTAATGTTGATCCTTATTCGCGAGTTCCAGTCACCCGACGAAGAAATGAAGAAGATCGTTTTGAAA GTAGTGAAACAATGCTGTGGAACAGATGGTGTCGAAGCACAGTACATCAAGGACGAAATTCTTCCACATTTCTTTAAGCACTTTTGGAATCATCGTATGGCTCTGGATCGCAGAAATTACAGACAG CTTGTGGACACAACCGTGGAAATCGCAAATAAAGTTGGCGCGTCGGAAATCATAAATCGCGTAGTGGACGATTTGAAAGATGAAAACGAACAGTACAGGAAAATGGTTATGGAGACCATTGAGAAAATAATGGGAAATTTGGGAGCTGCTGATGTCGACTCCCGTTTGGAAGAGCAGCTCATAGACGGTATATTGTACGCGTTCCAGGAGCAGACAACAGAG GACGTTGTTATGCTGAACGGTTTCGGCACCATTGTGAACACATTAGGAAAAAGAGTGAAGGCGTACCTACCACAGatatgcggtacaatattgtggagGTTAAACAACAAATCGGCCAAAGTGAGACAACAAGCCGCTGACTTGATTTCGCGTATCGCAGTCGTCATGAAAACCTGTCAGGAG GAGAAACTAATGGGTCACTTAGGCGTTGTTCTTTACGAATACTTGGGAGAAGAATATCCCGAGGTATTGGGTAGCATTTTAGGCGCGTTAAAAGCTATTGTTAATGTAATCGGAATGACAAAAATGACACCACCGATTAAAGATTTGTTGCCACGGCTTACCCCTATCTTGAAGAACAGACATGAGAAG GTACAAGAAAATTGTATTGACCTTGTAGGTAGAATCGCAGACAGGGGACCCGAATACGTATCCGCCAGGGAATGGATGAGAATATGTTTCGAACTTTTGGAATTGCTGAAAGCTCACAAGAAAGCGATTAGGAGAGCCACAGTGAACACTTTTGGTTACATTGCGAAAGCGATAGG TCCCCACGATGTGTTAGCAACATTACTGAACAACTTGAAAGTACAAGAACGACAAAATCGTGTGTGTACTACCGTAGCCATAGCTATCGTTGCTGAAACCTGCAGTCCGTTCACGGTACTTCCTGCGCTGATGAACGAATACAGAGTGCCAGAATTGAACGTACAGAATGGTGTACTGAAATCTTTATCCTTTTTGTTCGAATATATCGGAGAAATGGGAAAGGATTACATTTATGCTGTTAGTCcgttgctagaggatgcattgaTGGATag GGATTTAGTGCACAGACAAACTGCTTGCGCTGCGATTAAACACATGGCGTTAGGTGTTTATGGTTTCGGATGCGAAGACGCGCTGATACATTTACTGAATCATGTGTGGCCCAATGTTTTCGAAACTTCTCCACATTTGGTGCAAGCGTTTATGGATGCTGTGGATGGTTTGCGCGTCGCTCTCGGGCCAATTAAAATATTGCAATACACTTTACAG GGACTATTCCACCCGGCAAGAAAAGTACGCGATGTATATTGGAAAATTTATAATTCTCTTTACATAGGCGGACAGGACGCTCTCGTAGCTGGTTATCCTCGAATCATGAACGATCCAAAGAATCAGTATATTAGATACGAATTGGACTAcgttttgtaa
- the LOC143214216 gene encoding uncharacterized protein LOC143214216, with protein sequence MDSSTSSFGSQYVTPSSVQRKFYQWVIKWISETQQKNTESTDDSKQNNQSRLDVPIIASFFQAIGFKLLSLHSDNDAQRKEEASSSTFQPGILKVTIECGTSKMKAILNLEDVTCRCPNSDYIDDASFWSISGTAPLGSTNIARNVEETGSNLLPPLPKDVTRVLRDVSQRLFEIIIHEADVNRNADAGLNVSRLSTALNDNLRNLRKEIGVRGSFTSEMCARNLDRFCMTEERKDIQSFIPKTPVLQRDRTSDIDIDIRSVEGEPPPLPPKISSSPTVPNELSQSLEQLTIAAEGYSKKMSGYLMEAKINVEKALNMLTKKSVASIDASINQDNRASVKSAPAKISPAAIDTAMLSSSVKPLSSSNQFTKEKQALVKPTVKNLFQTWRPPRPSKPITPSLTRRSMQSEQENVKPPLRRRSFPIPSTSSTLPSSSKLPSSSKLPSSSKPIDIVQKLPKDGKYDVTKPTATPESNLLYESRKMTKTVRPTKILDPSGRISMLKPPAKVSKTIPVIVKPAQTIAKNSRRNLSIE encoded by the exons ATGGACTCCAGCACGTCTTCTTTCGGCAGTCAATATGTAACCCCATCCAGTGTACAAAGAAAGTTTTACCAGTGGGTGATCAAATGGATAAGCGAAACGCAACAAAAAAACACCGAATCAACCGACGATTCCAAGCAGAACAACCAATCGAGGCTCGATGTGCCGATCATAGCCAGTTTTTTTCAAGCGATTGGATTTAAACTTCTCTCGTTACATAGCGACAATGACGCTCAAAGAAAAGAAGAGGCGAGTAGCTCAACGTTCCAGCCGGGTATCCTCAAAGTTACTATCGAGTGCGGCACCTCCAAAATGAAGGCGATTTTAAACTTGGAAGACGTTACGTGCCGATGTCCTAATTCCGATTATATCGACGACGCGTCTTTTTGGAGCATCAGTGGCACTGCTCCCCTCGGAAGTACA AATATCGCGCGCAACGTGGAGGAAACTGGCAGCAATTTGCTGCCCCCCTTGCCGAAAGATGTTACTCGAGTTTTGCGAGACGTGTCACAGAGATTATTCGAAATAATCATTCACGAAGCAGACGTGAATCGTAACGCAGACGCAGGTTTGAATGTCTCCCGTTTAAGCACCGCGTTGAACGACAACTTGAGGAACTTGCGAAAGGAGATCGGCGTCCGGGGCAGTTTCACATCAGAAATGTGTGCACGCAATTTGGAT AGATTTTGCATGACCGAAGAAAGAAAGGACATACAGTCTTTCATTCCAAAGACGCCAGTTTTGCAACGAGACAGGACATCGGACATTGACATTGATATCAGAAGCGTGGAAGGAGAGCCACCACCATTGCCACCGAAAATTAGCAGCTCTCCCACTGTGCCAAATGAATTATCGCAGTCTTTGGAACAGCTTACCATCGCGGCGGAAGGATATTCGAAAAAGATGTCAGGGTACTTAATGGAAGCCAAAATCAATGTAGAAAAAGCTCTCAATATGCTTACCAAGAAGTCGGTTGCTTCGATTGACGCTTCTATTAATCAGG ACAACCGTGCATCCGTGAAATCAGCACCAGCGAAAATTTCGCCTGCCGCAATCGACACTGCTATGTTGAGCAGCAGCGTCAAACCCTTGTCAAGTTCTAACCAGTTTACAAAAGAAAAGCAAGCATTGGTGAAACCAACTGTGAAGAATTTATTCCAGACGTGGAGACCACCGCGTCCTAGCAAACCAATTACTCCTTCATTAACTAGAAGAAGTATGCAAAGCGAACAAGAGAATGTGAAGCCGCCGTTGCGACGCCGCAGTTTTCCTATTCCTTCAACGAGTTCGACACTCCCTTCGTCATCGAAACTCCCTTCGTCATCGAAACTCCCTTCGTCATCGAAACCTATCGACATCGTACAGAAATTGCCGAAGGACGGGAAGTACGATGTAACCAAACCCACTGCTACGCCTGAATCGAATTTGTTATATGA ATCGCGTAAAATGACAAAAACAGTTCGTCCGACGAAAATTCTGGACCCATCTGGACGCATATCGATGCTGAAACCACCCGCGAAAGTTTCAAAGACGATTCCTGTTATAGTAAAACCGGCACAGACAATCGCTAAGAATTCGAGACGTAATCTTTCGATAGAATGa